From Camelina sativa cultivar DH55 chromosome 20, Cs, whole genome shotgun sequence, the proteins below share one genomic window:
- the LOC104769732 gene encoding protein NRT1/ PTR FAMILY 5.8 — MAGGEKRKGLSKSCALLIVIAGIERYAFKGVASNLVTYLTDVVKMSNSRAATTVNTWSGFTFMLPLFSAPFADSCWDRFFTILASSSLYFVGLVGLTFTAYARSRSTSKTISLYFLYTSLSLVALGLGVLNPSLQAFGADQLDHDLDHEPSSEDKEVKSNRKTQFFQWWYFGVCAGSLLGVTVMAYIQDTFGWVLGFAIPTGSMLLLIFLFLCGCGIYVYADPAGQDLKAKPFQRIVHIVREKVWGKNKITLVNNHDLNAMELELQDQKPLCNCSNTEANTTTTKSSHDEKSCKSGFSGLGTAKLLLRLLPIWTMLLMFAVIFQQPATFFTKQGMTMKRNIGPNFKIPPATLQSTITLSIILLMPLYDKVLIPIAKKLTKNEKGISVMERMGIGMFLSIIAIVIAALVERKRLRISKMMKTSPDPDPMSILWLLPQYILLGISDIFTVVGMQEFFYSEVPVSMRTMGFALYTSVFGVGSFVSAALISVIESYTSSSGGKHNWFADDMSEARLDNYYWLLAFTSAISFLMYIIICKHFKSRSDDDQCDEHC; from the exons ATGGCTGGAGGAGAGAAAAGGAAAGGACTTAGCAAATCTTGTGCCCTTCTCATAGTGATTGCTGGGATAGAGAGGTATGCATTCAAAGGAGTTGCATCAAACTTAGTGACATATCTAACTGATGTGGTGAAGATGAGCAATTCAAGAGCAGCCACGACTGTCAACACTTGGAGTGGCTTCACTTTCATGTTGCCTCTCTTCTCTGCCCCTTTCGCAGATTCTTGTTGGGACAGATTCTTCACCATcctcgcttcttcttctctctacttTGTG GGCCTAGTAGGACTGACATTTACGGCATATGCTAGGTCACGTTCCACAAGTAAAACCATTTCTCTCTACTTCCTCTACACTTCACTTAGCCTCGTCGCTCTTGGCCTTGGCGTCTTAAATCCATCTCTTCAAGCCTTTGGTGCTGACCAGCTCGACCATGACCTTGACCACGAGCCATCCTCAGAGGACAAAGAAGTCAAATCGAACCGCAAGACTCAATTTTTCCAATGGTGGTACTTTGGTGTCTGCGCCGGTAGTCTTCTAGGAGTCACCGTCATGGCTTACATCCAAGACACGTTTGGTTGGGTTCTCGGTTTTGCAATCCCAACCGGTtccatgttgttgttgatcttcttgttcttgtgtgGCTGCGGGATTTATGTCTATGCTGATCCAGCAGGTCAAGACCTCAAAGCTAAACCGTTTCAAAGGATAGTACACATTGTCAGAGAAAAAGTGTGgggcaaaaataaaatcacTCTTGTAAACAACCACGATTTGAATGCCATGGAGCTCGA GCTGCAAGATCAGAAGCCTTTATGTAACTGTAGCAACACTGAAGCTAACACTACTACTACCAAGAGCTCACATGATGAGAAAAGCTGCAAAAGCGGTTTCTCAGGGCTTGGAACCGCCAAGCTATTGCTTCGGCTTTTACCTATATGGACGATGCTTCTAATGTTTGCGGTCATATTCCAACAACCCGCCACCTTTTTCACAAAGCAAGGTATGACTATGAAGAGAAACATAGGACCAAACTTCAAAATCCCACCCGCAACACTACAAAGCACAATCACTTTATCCATAATCCTTCTTATGCCCTTATACGACAAAGTCTTGATACCGATCGCCAAGAAACTAACGAAGAACGAAAAGGGCATTTCTGTTATGGAAAGAATGGGGATTGGTATGTTCCTATCCATCATTGCCATTGTTATCGCCGCGTTAGTCGAAAGAAAAAGACTTAGGATAAGCAAAATGATGAAGACTTCGCCGGATCCGGATCCCATGAGCATATTGTGGCTACTACCTCAATACATTCTATTGGGGATCTCGGACATTTTCACAGTTGTTGGAATGCAAGAGTTCTTCTACAGCGAGGTTCCCGTTAGCATGAGGACAATGGGATTTGCTTTGTACACGAGCGTTTTCGGCGTGGGGAGTTTTGTGAGTGCTGCGTTGATTTCGGTTATCGAGAGTTACACGAGCTCAAGTGGCGGAAAACACAACTGGTTTGCAGATGATATGTCGGAAGCTCGACTTGATAACTATTATTGGCTTTTGGCTTTCACTAGTGCTATTAGCTTCttgatgtatattattatttgcaAGCATTTTAAGAGTAGAAGTGATGATGATCAATGTGATGAGCACTGTTAA